A window from Polyangium spumosum encodes these proteins:
- a CDS encoding guanine deaminase, giving the protein MKRGFRGKVMTASSGGEDLRYLEDGLLVFGDDGRITSVEPFGGPPDGVLVRDVRPFLLAAGFVDAHLHYPQTRVIGSATGPLLPWLERTVFPEEARFLDERHATAVAAELTRRLALAGTTTAVLYSSSDPRATRVLFEALARSGHRGFVGLTLMDQHCPEPLRVDADHALAACAELASAYHGHDRGRLAFVITPRFAPTCSRALLEGAGRLAEERGLFVQTHISENADECRAALALHPFASDYLDIYDRTGLLGERTLLAHAIHLSPGEWDRVRARGARIAHCPDSNFFLGSGRMRLAEARARGIPVALGTDVAAGRTFDVRRIMSSAYDNATCLGDPITPEALFRLGTLGGAEALGIARETGSLEPGKDADFCVIELPDYVEGRSDVLSRIVFSSDTTPVRETYVRGKRVEGG; this is encoded by the coding sequence ATGAAGCGTGGATTTCGCGGCAAGGTGATGACCGCGTCCTCGGGTGGTGAGGACCTCCGCTACCTCGAGGACGGCTTGCTCGTGTTCGGCGACGACGGCCGCATCACGTCCGTCGAGCCCTTTGGTGGCCCTCCGGACGGCGTCCTCGTGCGGGACGTGCGTCCTTTCCTCCTCGCCGCCGGGTTCGTCGACGCGCACCTGCATTATCCGCAGACGCGCGTCATCGGCAGCGCCACCGGCCCCCTCTTGCCCTGGCTCGAGCGCACCGTCTTCCCCGAAGAGGCCCGCTTCCTCGACGAGCGCCACGCCACGGCCGTCGCGGCCGAGCTCACACGCCGCCTCGCGCTCGCCGGCACCACCACCGCCGTCCTTTATTCGAGCTCGGACCCCCGGGCGACGCGTGTGCTCTTCGAGGCCCTCGCGCGGAGCGGCCACCGCGGCTTCGTGGGCCTGACCCTCATGGATCAGCATTGCCCCGAGCCTCTCCGGGTCGACGCGGATCACGCGCTCGCCGCCTGTGCCGAGCTCGCCTCTGCTTATCATGGCCACGATCGGGGCCGCCTCGCCTTCGTGATCACCCCGCGCTTCGCGCCCACCTGCTCGCGCGCCTTGCTCGAGGGCGCGGGCAGGCTCGCCGAGGAGCGTGGCCTCTTCGTCCAGACGCACATCTCCGAGAACGCCGACGAGTGCCGCGCCGCGCTCGCCCTCCACCCCTTCGCCTCGGATTATCTCGACATCTATGATCGTACGGGCCTGCTCGGCGAGCGCACGCTCCTCGCGCACGCCATTCACCTCTCGCCGGGCGAGTGGGATCGGGTCCGGGCGCGCGGGGCGCGTATCGCGCATTGCCCTGACTCGAACTTCTTCCTCGGCAGCGGCCGCATGCGCCTCGCCGAGGCGCGGGCGCGTGGCATCCCCGTCGCGCTCGGCACGGACGTCGCGGCGGGCCGCACCTTCGACGTGCGGCGCATCATGTCGTCCGCCTACGACAATGCCACGTGCCTCGGGGATCCGATCACCCCCGAGGCGCTCTTCCGCCTCGGCACGCTCGGCGGCGCGGAGGCGCTCGGGATCGCGCGCGAGACGGGCAGCCTCGAGCCGGGCAAGGACGCGGATTTCTGCGTGATCGAGCTCCCGGACTACGTCGAGGGGCGGAGCGACGTGCTCTCGCGGATCGTGTTCAGCAGCGACACCACCCCGGTGCGGGAGACGTACGTGCGGGGCAAGCGGGTCGAAGGCGGCTGA